The Desulfobulbus propionicus DSM 2032 DNA segment CCGCCAACAGCATGGCCCCCCAGCGAATACCTGATTGTTGCTCGTGTCTCTCCATGCCTGCCTCCTGGTTGTCAACCCTGCCCTCATGCCGGGCGGTGTGGGTGGATGTGTGCATTCACTTTGCCACAAACGCGGCGGATTGGCAAATCACCCACGACAAAAAGGTTGTCCGGCCAGGCCCGCCGCGGCTATTCGCGGAGGATGGTGGATCGCCGCTCGGCATCCTCGGGGAAAACGCGGCCGGTGCGCAGGCATTCGAAGATGTGGTCAAAGACCACCCCGGGCTTGCCCGGGGTCCGGCCGCTGCGGAAATAGGAATGCCCCTTGGGATGGTCGTAGCTGTTGTTGATGTCGTCGCAATCGACGATGTACACGTTTTTCGGCGTCAGTTCCATGTTCTCCGGACCGCTGTGACCAAGGCGGCGGGAGGCGATCTTGTTCTTGAGATTGGCCGCCTTGCTGCTGCGCAGGGCCATGTCGTCCGAGGCGAAGTAGACCACCACATTGCGCGAGGCATCGCAGATCAGCTTGCCGCGCTCGCTACGGTGGATGGATTCGTTCTCGATATCGGCGGCCACCAGAAAGGTGTTGCGGAAAATCAAGGGGACGCCGTCGGCCAGGTCGTAGCGGTCCCAGGCGGCCAGGGTTTCGCGCAGCACCCGGTTGCCCATGGAGTGGGCGAGCACATTGATCCGTTTGAGGCAGGGGTCGGAGTCGGGATCGTTGAGGTTGGAGTTGCGCCATTCGATAAACCGGCACAGGGCGCGGGCAAAGGACGAGGCGCTGCTGTCCGCCGATTTCTGATCGTCCCAGTAATCCTTGACAATGCCCAAATCGTTGTCGCAGGGCCAGATCACCGGCACCACCAGCACCTCCCGAGCCGATTTCTGATCGCACAACTGCTGAAATTCCATCGCGGCGCCGAACACATCCTCGGGCAGGTTGGAAAAACCGTGGATATACAGCAGCAGCTGCCGGTAGGGCGACTGTTTCAGGGCGGTCATGAAGTTGAGGCCGCCGACCTCGGTGATCTGCCCGTCCTGATCGCGGCGACAGAAAAACACCGAGTTGCTGGGGGCGTTGTTGCGCAGGTCAAAATCAAACTTCCGCCCGACCTTGGTCTGAATGGACCCTTTGGGAAACCGGTTGGTGATGAAGAACATGGTTCGCTCCTTGTGCTATGAGAATCATGGCCTAGCCGCAAGGGGAAAACGCGGTCTTCCCCGTCCCCCCTCCGCCCGGCATGGCCGCTACAAGTTCCAGTAACACCCAGGCAAGGGAAAAACACAATGCAGGAAAAATAGGAAGAAAATGGATAGAGTGTATATCTCTTGACAGGCTCGCCCCGAAATGGGGAGATTCCCCCTTTTACCAAGGAAAATCGGGCCCGATCGTCTCCGCGCTTGACGGGTGAGGCTTTATGCGAAAAAGTGTATCGTGTTGTTTTTGTTGGCCGCACGATGCCGGGACGTCTGTCTGCTTGCAACATCACCGGCAACCGTGTCACCGTGGACGTGAACCGAAACTTTGGCGGGAGGTGCTTCCATGATCAAAAAAATACTCCTCGGATGCGCGTTTGGCGCGATGGTGCTGTCGTGGTCGCCGGCAGCGGCCTATGGTCCGTACAGCAGCGGCGTTGAACATGTCGGCGAGCGGACCGCCTCCTTTCTCGCCTCACCCTTTGTGGCCGCGTTTGATCCGTCGCCCGGCGCCGCCCGTCACGGG contains these protein-coding regions:
- a CDS encoding alpha/beta hydrolase; translation: MFFITNRFPKGSIQTKVGRKFDFDLRNNAPSNSVFFCRRDQDGQITEVGGLNFMTALKQSPYRQLLLYIHGFSNLPEDVFGAAMEFQQLCDQKSAREVLVVPVIWPCDNDLGIVKDYWDDQKSADSSASSFARALCRFIEWRNSNLNDPDSDPCLKRINVLAHSMGNRVLRETLAAWDRYDLADGVPLIFRNTFLVAADIENESIHRSERGKLICDASRNVVVYFASDDMALRSSKAANLKNKIASRRLGHSGPENMELTPKNVYIVDCDDINNSYDHPKGHSYFRSGRTPGKPGVVFDHIFECLRTGRVFPEDAERRSTILRE